In Halanaeroarchaeum sp. HSR-CO, one DNA window encodes the following:
- a CDS encoding aldehyde ferredoxin oxidoreductase family protein, which yields MTDIGGFNDHVARIDLSAGTVDYESIDDEDAKKYIGGRGLGVKYVFDQGTDVEPLGPDNLLAFMNGPLTGTQTTMSGRMAVVTKSPLTNTVTDSHHGGWSAARLKWAGFDGLLFEGRADEPVYAYVEDDEVELRDASHLWGKTTHEAREIIEDELDGEYGKNLSFMGIGPGGENEVRYGCIINEDDRASGRGGTGAVMGSKNLKAVVVKSGTDMPRPADQETFQKGHKQATDLIRESDITAPNEGGLSVYGTNVLTNLTEEMDGLPTRNGRYTSTHSEAEEDPSEPNIDAENTSGEWVRENILVDEPTCHSCPVACKKEVEVEVELGGEEHQLRMESLEYEPAFSFGSNSMNDDAQVTAVLIDRCNKYGIDAIESGNMLAMAMEMTEKGHLDEGIDWGDQDAMYEMLRKIAEREGELADALAEGAAGAAERFGAQDARLDVKNQTIPAYDPRAMKGMAIGYATSNRGACHLRGYTPSAEILGFPEKVDPADPEGKGELTITFQDMHAISDSFDICKFNAFAEGIEEYVLQYNGMTGLDLSEDELIEAGKRIYTLERYYNNLVGFDGDDDSLPGRFVEGHEDAIPGQGGTEGQLAELDQLKDEYYEGRQWVDGVVPDERLDELGIDVGPGTGVSRGGVSADD from the coding sequence ATGACAGACATCGGCGGATTCAACGATCACGTGGCACGGATCGACCTGTCTGCGGGGACGGTCGATTACGAGAGTATCGACGACGAGGACGCGAAAAAGTACATTGGGGGACGCGGCCTCGGCGTCAAATACGTCTTCGACCAGGGCACGGACGTGGAGCCGCTCGGCCCGGACAACCTCCTGGCGTTCATGAACGGTCCGCTCACGGGGACACAGACGACCATGAGCGGCCGTATGGCCGTCGTCACCAAGTCGCCGCTGACGAACACGGTCACCGACTCCCATCACGGCGGCTGGTCGGCAGCGCGGCTCAAGTGGGCCGGCTTCGATGGGCTGCTCTTCGAAGGACGGGCCGACGAGCCAGTCTACGCTTACGTGGAAGACGACGAAGTCGAACTCCGCGACGCCTCCCACCTCTGGGGGAAGACCACTCACGAGGCCCGTGAGATCATCGAGGACGAACTCGACGGCGAGTACGGCAAAAACCTGAGCTTCATGGGGATCGGCCCCGGCGGCGAGAACGAGGTCAGGTACGGTTGCATCATCAACGAGGACGACCGGGCCTCGGGCCGCGGTGGAACGGGCGCGGTCATGGGGTCGAAGAACCTCAAGGCCGTCGTGGTGAAATCGGGCACGGACATGCCCAGGCCGGCGGACCAGGAGACCTTCCAGAAGGGACACAAACAGGCGACGGACCTCATTCGCGAGTCCGACATCACCGCCCCGAACGAGGGCGGGTTGTCGGTATACGGCACCAACGTCCTGACGAACCTCACCGAGGAGATGGACGGGCTCCCGACGCGCAACGGCCGCTACACCTCGACGCACTCCGAAGCCGAGGAAGATCCCTCCGAGCCGAACATCGATGCCGAGAACACCTCCGGGGAGTGGGTCCGGGAGAACATCCTCGTCGACGAGCCGACCTGTCACTCCTGTCCGGTCGCCTGCAAGAAGGAAGTCGAAGTCGAGGTCGAACTCGGCGGCGAGGAACACCAGCTCCGGATGGAGTCACTCGAGTACGAACCGGCCTTCTCGTTCGGCTCGAACTCGATGAACGACGACGCCCAGGTCACGGCGGTTCTGATCGACCGGTGTAACAAGTACGGCATCGACGCCATCGAGTCTGGCAACATGCTCGCGATGGCCATGGAGATGACCGAGAAGGGCCACCTCGACGAGGGCATCGACTGGGGCGACCAGGACGCGATGTACGAGATGTTGCGCAAAATCGCCGAGCGCGAGGGTGAACTCGCGGACGCTCTGGCGGAGGGCGCGGCTGGCGCGGCAGAGCGCTTCGGCGCCCAGGACGCCCGCCTCGACGTCAAAAACCAGACCATCCCGGCCTACGATCCACGGGCGATGAAAGGGATGGCCATCGGCTACGCCACCTCGAACCGCGGCGCGTGCCACCTCCGCGGGTACACCCCCTCCGCGGAGATCCTCGGCTTCCCCGAGAAGGTCGACCCCGCCGACCCGGAGGGGAAGGGCGAACTCACTATCACCTTCCAGGACATGCACGCCATCTCCGACTCCTTCGACATCTGCAAGTTCAACGCCTTCGCGGAGGGCATCGAGGAGTACGTGCTGCAGTACAACGGGATGACGGGCCTCGACCTGAGCGAAGACGAACTCATCGAGGCGGGCAAGCGCATCTACACGCTCGAGCGGTACTACAACAACCTCGTCGGCTTCGACGGTGACGACGACTCCCTGCCGGGACGGTTCGTCGAGGGCCACGAGGACGCGATCCCCGGCCAGGGCGGCACGGAGGGCCAACTCGCCGAACTCGATCAGCTCAAAGACGAGTACTACGAGGGGCGCCAGTGGGTCGACGGCGTCGTGCCCGACGAGCGCCTCGACGAACTTGGTATCGACGTCGGACCGGGAACGGGCGTCTCCCGGGGCGGCGTCTCGGCCGACGACTGA
- a CDS encoding VanZ family protein, whose translation MQRGPDRTRIAAVAFGAAMVVASLVPGSGVSTPGFALLGIVGLDKVAHAGGFLVLTVLSLASLDHRWGIIAVVVGLGALGGGIEVAQTTIPGRTFERADFLADLVGVVAGLAVHRWLEPARGWILGTKPL comes from the coding sequence GTGCAACGAGGACCCGATCGAACCAGGATAGCGGCCGTCGCGTTCGGGGCGGCGATGGTAGTGGCCTCGCTCGTCCCGGGGAGTGGTGTGAGCACCCCGGGTTTCGCACTGCTGGGCATCGTGGGCCTCGACAAGGTGGCCCACGCTGGGGGATTCCTGGTCCTCACCGTGCTGTCTCTGGCGTCTCTCGATCACCGCTGGGGGATCATCGCGGTCGTCGTCGGCCTCGGTGCCCTGGGCGGCGGCATCGAGGTCGCCCAGACCACCATCCCGGGGCGAACCTTCGAGAGAGCCGATTTCCTCGCCGACCTCGTCGGGGTCGTGGCTGGCCTGGCCGTCCATCGGTGGCTGGAGCCAGCGCGAGGGTGGATACTTGGAACGAAGCCGCTTTAG
- a CDS encoding archaeosine biosynthesis radical SAM protein RaSEA, with product MSQPSPEGRERGRGMDAHNAVMRALRAQKDETYDPTEPTRVWLDEDNTPDGFVQSLTIILNTGGCRWARAGGCTMCGYVAESVEGGTVSHEALMNQVEQALAHERQNADEPAPLIKIYTSGSFLDEREVPAKTRAAIAETFADRDRIVVETLPDFVEADRLADFLDRGLATDIAVGLETATDRVRHDCVNKYFDFADFVDASETARDLGAGVKAYLLLKPPFLAESEAVEDMVASIERTAPYAHTISMNPTNVQRYTMVDDLYFRGGYRPPWLWSVAEVLERTADVDALVVSDPVGHGSDRGPHNCGECDDRVQTAIKDFNERQDPSVFGEVSCACETTWETVMAHETAYNMPLVR from the coding sequence ATGAGCCAGCCGAGTCCCGAGGGTCGCGAACGCGGGCGGGGGATGGACGCCCACAACGCCGTCATGCGAGCGCTCCGCGCCCAGAAAGACGAGACCTACGACCCGACCGAACCGACTCGCGTCTGGCTGGACGAGGACAACACCCCCGACGGCTTCGTGCAGTCGTTGACCATCATCCTCAACACCGGCGGGTGTCGGTGGGCCCGCGCGGGTGGCTGTACCATGTGTGGGTACGTCGCCGAATCGGTCGAGGGCGGCACGGTGAGCCACGAGGCCCTGATGAATCAGGTCGAACAGGCACTGGCCCACGAACGGCAGAACGCCGACGAGCCCGCCCCGCTAATCAAGATCTACACTTCTGGTTCGTTTCTCGACGAGCGAGAGGTACCGGCGAAGACGCGGGCAGCCATCGCCGAGACGTTCGCGGATCGCGACCGCATCGTCGTCGAGACGCTGCCGGACTTCGTCGAGGCCGACCGCCTGGCCGACTTCCTGGATCGGGGACTGGCCACCGACATCGCGGTCGGCCTGGAGACGGCGACCGACCGCGTTCGCCACGACTGCGTGAACAAGTACTTCGACTTCGCGGACTTCGTCGACGCCAGCGAGACGGCCCGCGACCTCGGCGCCGGTGTCAAGGCCTACCTCCTGTTGAAACCGCCGTTTCTCGCCGAGTCGGAGGCCGTCGAGGACATGGTCGCCTCCATCGAACGCACCGCCCCCTACGCCCACACCATCTCGATGAACCCGACCAACGTCCAGCGCTACACGATGGTCGACGACCTCTACTTCCGCGGGGGCTATCGCCCGCCCTGGCTCTGGAGCGTCGCCGAGGTCCTCGAACGGACCGCCGACGTGGACGCCCTGGTCGTCTCTGACCCGGTCGGTCACGGCTCGGATCGGGGTCCCCACAACTGCGGGGAGTGCGACGACCGCGTGCAGACGGCCATCAAGGACTTCAACGAGCGACAGGACCCGAGCGTCTTCGGGGAGGTCTCCTGTGCCTGCGAGACGACCTGGGAGACCGTCATGGCCCACGAGACGGCCTACAACATGCCACTGGTTCGGTGA
- a CDS encoding dihydrolipoyl dehydrogenase gives METYDFAVIGTGSGLDVANVAAKRGQSVAIVEKGPIGGTCLNRGCIPSKLLLYHADVVETIERADEFHIDASVESVDFAEIVREVNEEVSGDADSIRRGLQSSPRHDLYEGEGRFVDERTIAIHGGDDDGSRFRAETVLVAAGTRPAIPDIDGIQGVDHLTSTEALQLESPPDHLLVVGGGYIAAELGHFFGTFGSDVTIVGRRPTLLPEADDEVAATFTERFEDRFTVHTGHAATSVSSDGDEIALEARPYEYGDDAGLVDGGEPVTVSGDALLVAAGRIPNTDTLNLDATGVETDDRGFVRTDEYLRTTADGVWALGDIVGEHLLKHSANHEARTVVRNVFGDELEPVDYSAMPFAVFTSPEVAGVGARESDLRAAGREYATNTYPYEQTARGSAMKAEGFVKAIVDLEGTILGCHIVGPEAATLVQAVVVAMKSGSGSVQNLRDAVHIHPALPEVVQRAFSGQFTRGGVHQAGQGAPHDH, from the coding sequence ATGGAGACCTACGATTTCGCGGTCATCGGCACCGGTTCGGGCCTCGACGTGGCGAACGTGGCGGCCAAGCGGGGCCAGTCGGTCGCCATCGTCGAGAAGGGGCCGATCGGCGGCACCTGTCTGAATCGCGGCTGTATCCCCTCGAAGCTGTTGCTCTACCACGCAGACGTGGTCGAGACCATCGAACGGGCCGACGAGTTCCACATCGACGCGAGCGTCGAAAGCGTGGACTTCGCCGAGATTGTCCGCGAGGTGAACGAGGAGGTGTCCGGGGACGCCGACTCGATTCGGCGGGGGTTGCAGTCCTCGCCCCGCCACGACCTCTACGAGGGCGAGGGGCGATTCGTCGACGAGCGGACCATCGCGATCCACGGTGGAGACGACGACGGCAGCCGCTTTCGGGCCGAGACCGTCCTCGTGGCCGCCGGTACGCGACCCGCCATCCCCGACATCGACGGCATCCAGGGGGTCGATCATCTCACGAGCACCGAGGCGCTGCAACTGGAATCCCCCCCGGACCACCTGCTCGTCGTGGGCGGCGGCTACATCGCGGCCGAACTGGGCCACTTCTTCGGTACGTTCGGCAGCGACGTGACCATCGTCGGGCGTCGCCCCACCCTCCTGCCCGAGGCCGACGACGAGGTCGCCGCCACGTTCACCGAACGGTTCGAGGACCGGTTCACCGTCCACACGGGTCACGCCGCCACCAGCGTCTCCAGCGACGGTGACGAGATCGCCCTCGAGGCCCGTCCATACGAATACGGGGATGACGCAGGACTGGTCGACGGTGGGGAGCCAGTGACGGTCTCCGGCGACGCGCTGCTCGTGGCTGCGGGACGGATCCCGAACACCGACACGCTGAACCTGGACGCGACGGGCGTCGAGACGGACGACCGCGGGTTCGTGCGCACCGACGAGTACCTGCGGACGACCGCCGATGGCGTGTGGGCGCTCGGCGACATCGTCGGCGAACATTTGCTGAAACACAGCGCCAACCACGAGGCCAGGACCGTCGTCCGCAACGTCTTCGGCGACGAACTGGAACCGGTCGATTATTCGGCGATGCCCTTCGCCGTGTTCACCTCGCCGGAGGTGGCGGGCGTCGGTGCCAGGGAGTCCGATCTCCGGGCCGCAGGGCGTGAGTACGCCACGAACACGTATCCCTACGAACAGACCGCTCGTGGGTCGGCGATGAAGGCCGAGGGGTTCGTCAAGGCCATCGTTGACCTCGAGGGGACCATCCTGGGCTGTCACATCGTCGGCCCGGAGGCCGCGACGCTCGTCCAGGCGGTCGTCGTCGCGATGAAATCAGGGTCGGGGAGCGTCCAGAACCTCCGCGACGCGGTGCACATCCACCCGGCACTGCCGGAGGTCGTCCAGCGGGCGTTCTCCGGGCAGTTCACGCGGGGCGGGGTGCACCAGGCGGGGCAGGGGGCACCCCACGATCACTGA